Proteins from one Ipomoea triloba cultivar NCNSP0323 chromosome 1, ASM357664v1 genomic window:
- the LOC116012539 gene encoding chitinase 4-like, with protein MGSLSVRKYFLGFILVAACFVSNVVMASVAGIVTPAFFNAIANKAAGNNGCEGRGFYTRAAFLKAAGVNPRFGNTGSPDIVKREIAAFFAHVTHETGSFCYINEINGGSSDYCDESNREYPCAPGKNYYGRGPLQLSWNYNYGEAGKSVGFDGLRNPDIVAKDAVVSFKAALWFWMNNQCHSMITSGQGFGATIRAINGDKECVGRNADAVRSRMGYYTEYCKQLGVNPGANLSC; from the exons ATGGGAAGCTTAAGtgtaagaaaatattttctagggTTCATTCTTGTGGCTGCATGTTTCGTAAGCAATGTGGTTATGGCTTCAGTTGCTGGTATAGTCACTCCTGCTTTTTTCAACGCAATTGCTAATAAAGCTGCCGGAAATAATGGCTGCGAAGGGAGGGGATTCTACACCAGAGCTGCCTTCCTTAAGGCCGCCGGTGTTAATCCCAGGTTCGGAAACACCGGTTCTCCCGACATCGTTAAGCGCGAGATCGCCGCTTTCTTCGCTCACGTCACTCATGAGACCGGAA GTTTTTGCTACATTAACGAGATAAACGGCGGGTCGAGTGACTACTGTGACGAGAGCAACAGGGAATACCCGTGCGCCCCCGGGAAGAATTACTACGGGCGAGGACCGCTGCAGTTATCGTGGAATTACAACTACGGAGAAGCCGGGAAAAGCGTGGGATTCGACGGGCTGAGAAACCCCGACATCGTGGCCAAGGATGCTGTTGTGTCGTTCAAGGCTGCATTGTGGTtctggatgaacaatcagtgtcATTCCATGATTACGTCGGGGCAGGGTTTTGGGGCGACCATTCGCGCCATTAATGGCGATAAAGAGTGCGTTGGGCGCAATGCTGATGCTGTGAGGTCACGAATGGGGTATTACACTGAATATTGTAAACAACTGGGCGTCAACCCAGGTGCTAATCTCTCATGTTAG
- the LOC116012548 gene encoding limonoid UDP-glucosyltransferase-like has protein sequence MDDSCSNESLIHVFLVSFPGQGHVNPLLRLGKRLASKGMFVTFCAPECIGRDMRRVNDNISDRPTPYGAGSIRFEFFDGWEYGQTGAENRLELELQTLELVGRRELPSILQKQARPVSCLINNSFIPWVCDVAESLGIPNAVLWVQSCASFSAYYHFNFDLVPFPTDGSPEMEVEIPGMPVLKHDEVPGFLHPRGARFHALRTTILNQFKKMSVPFCFLVDSFEELEADIIGHMSGICTVKTVGPLLFKDPEVEESNEVRADLVSSDKNSIIEWLDSKPVSSVVYISSGSIALPSQEQVNEIAQALIKARVCFLWIMKSQAKYYEPVVLPMGFLEKVGDHGKVVEWCPQERVLAHPSIACFVTHCGWNSTIEAIAYGVPVLTFPYFGDQVLNAKFLVDEFKMGLRLSRGVFENRTISCDEIEQCLTQVMSSPNMGEIKENALKWKKKAEEAVADGGSSDRNIEQFVNEIMRRSRNEKYVK, from the coding sequence atggaTGATTCCTGTTCCAATGAATCACTGATTCATGTGTTTCTGGTCTCCTTTCCAGGTCAAGGACATGTAAACCCTTTGCTCAGGCTTGGCAAGCGCCTGGCTTCCAAGGGCATGTTCGTCACTTTCTGCGCCCCGGAGTGCATCGGCAGAGACATGAGAAGAGTCAACGACAATATCTCCGACCGGCCCACTCCCTACGGCGCCGGGTCGATCCGGTTCGAGTTTTTCGACGGTTGGGAGTACGGTCAGACCGGAGCGGAAAACCGGCTGGAATTGGAGCTGCAGACCCTGGAATTGGTCGGCCGGAGAGAACTGCCGTCGATCTTGCAAAAACAGGCACGCCCGGTGTCGTGTTTGATTAACAATTCTTTCATTCCGTGGGTTTGCGACGTGGCGGAGAGCCTTGGGATTCCTAACGCCGTTCTGTGGGTCCAGTCCTGCGCTAGCTTTTCGGCGTATTATCATTTTAACTTCGACCTGGTTCCGTTTCCGACCGACGGGTCGCCGGAGATGGAGGTGGAGATTCCGGGGATGCCGGTTCTGAAGCACGACGAAGTGCCCGGATTTTTGCACCCGAGAGGGGCTAGGTTTCACGCTCTGAGAACCACGATTTTGAATCAGTTCAAGAAAATGTCCGTGCCGTTTTGCTTCCTGGTCGACTCGTTCGAGGAGCTCGAGGCGGACATTATTGGACACATGTCGGGGATTTGCACTGTCAAGACTGTCGGCCCGCTTCTGTTCAAAGACCCGGAAGTGGAAGAAAGTAACGAAGTTCGGGCCGATCTGGTGAGCTCGGATAAAAACTCCATCATTGAGTGGCTGGACTCGAAACCGGTATCCTCGGTGGTGTACATTTCCTCCGGGAGCATTGCGCTGCCGAGTCAAGAACAAGTAAACGAGATCGCACAAGCCCTAATAAAAGCCCGGGTTTGCTTCTTGTGGATCATGAAGTCTCAAGCCAAGTACTACGAGCCCGTCGTGCTGCCCATGGGGTTTCTGGAGAAAGTTGGAGACCACGGGAAAGTAGTAGAGTGGTGCCCACAGGAACGGGTGTTGGCCCACCCTTCGATTGCCTGTTTCGTGACACACTGTGGGTGGAATTCGACTATAGAAGCAATTGCTTATGGAGTGCCTGTCTTGACTTTCCCTTATTTTGGGGATCAGGTTCTTAATGCCAAGTTTTTAGTGGACGAGTTCAAGATGGGATTAAGGTTGTCTAGGGGTGTGTTTGAGAATCGGACTATTAGTTGCGATGAAATTGAACAGTGTTTGACGCAAGTCATGAGCAGTCCCAATATGGGGGAGATCAAAGAGAATGCGTTGAAGTGGAAGAAGAAGGCGGAGGAGGCGGTGGCAGATGGCGGCTCCTCCGACCGCAACATAGAACAGTTTGTGAATGAGATTATGCGAAGAAGCCGAAAcgaaaaatatgttaaataa